In Modestobacter versicolor, a single genomic region encodes these proteins:
- a CDS encoding ABC transporter transmembrane domain-containing protein, translated as MTATVAETTGTRGAAPAPPPEGGWLKRLVGYCLRHRGDLIGAFAAALVGSVIAAVAPLLTRAVVDRVVAASGSGTAAHVTPFIVALVLAGVLRFAAGFVRRYLAGRLSLDVQMDLRNDLAAALSRLDGPAQDRLQTGQTVSRAISDVTLVQGLLAFLPNLTGNALLFVVSLGVMAWLSPLLTVVALAVGPALWWLALRSRRDLFPANWAAQQQAGAVAGDVEAAVTGVRVVKGFGQEDRELDRIDEGARRLFGARMRVVRFTSRYNPLLQAIPALGQVGVLALGGWLALRGTITLGTFLAFATYLAALVSPVRQLAAVLTIGQQARAGVERVLEVIDARPALVSGTGALPDGPLTVELDDVTFAHDDGRPVLSGVSLRVEPGETLALIGTAGSGKSSVVGLLPRFYDVSAGAVRVGGNDVRDLDTHQLRAALGVVFEDSFLFSDTVRANIAFGRPDATDAEVRAAARAAQADGFIGELPDGYDTVVGEQGLTLSGGQRQRVALARALLVEPRVLVLDDATSAVDAAVEARIHEALRDGVRDRTTLLVAHRRSTLALADRVAVLDAGRVVDVGTAAELEARSPLYRLLLSGTDADAPPPQDRPPATGTTPAAWPDPVPDAEEDAGPARAASASIGGRGAAMAAAAPTPALRALVDRLPPTVDEPDVPAERARAADRGFTLWRLIRPFRWPLAAALVLVAADTAAQLAIPALVREGVDDGIAARSTSLLLTVAGIALAVVLADFAVARGSAWLTGRTGERLLYTLRVKTFAQLQRLGLDYYERELGGRIMTRMTTDVDALSAFLQTGLTTAVVSVLTLVGVLVALFLFDVELALVLVATLPVLVVATVWFRARSVPAYTEARERVSAVNARLQEDVAGVRVTQAFNRSEHSTAVFQSYARSYRDVRLRAQRYIATYFPFVEFLSEVAAAAVLAVGAARLSSETITAGVLIAFVLYVDTFFSPVQQLSQVFDSYQQASVGLRRLRDLLRTPESTPAAASPRPVGPLRGEVRLADVTFSYRGAPTPALRDVTLTVAPGETLALVGETGAGKSTVVKLVARFYDPTSGAVCVDGADLRSLDLLQYRQRLGVVPQEAYLFAGTVRDAIAYGRPEASDAEVEAAARAVGAHEMVAGLPQGYRTRVGERGRALSAGQRQLLALARAELVDPDVLLFDEATASLDLATEAAVTRAADAVARRRTTLVVAHRLTTAARADRVAVLDHGRVVEVGTHDELLAAGGAYSALWAAFTADEDADPLMD; from the coding sequence GTGACGGCCACCGTCGCCGAGACCACCGGCACCCGCGGCGCGGCGCCCGCGCCCCCGCCCGAGGGCGGCTGGCTCAAGCGGCTGGTCGGCTACTGCCTGCGGCACCGCGGCGACCTCATCGGGGCCTTCGCCGCCGCGCTGGTCGGCTCGGTGATCGCCGCGGTCGCGCCGCTGCTGACCCGCGCCGTCGTCGACCGGGTGGTCGCCGCGTCCGGCTCGGGCACGGCGGCCCACGTCACCCCGTTCATCGTCGCGCTGGTGCTCGCCGGGGTGCTGCGGTTCGCCGCCGGGTTCGTCCGCCGGTACCTGGCCGGGCGGCTGTCGCTCGACGTCCAGATGGACCTGCGCAACGACCTGGCCGCCGCGCTGTCCCGGCTGGACGGTCCGGCGCAGGACCGGCTGCAGACCGGCCAGACGGTCAGCCGGGCGATCAGCGACGTCACGCTGGTCCAGGGGCTGCTGGCGTTCCTGCCCAACCTGACCGGCAACGCGCTGCTGTTCGTCGTCTCGCTGGGCGTGATGGCGTGGCTCTCGCCGCTGCTCACCGTGGTCGCGCTCGCCGTCGGCCCCGCGCTGTGGTGGCTGGCCCTGCGCTCGCGCCGCGACCTCTTCCCGGCGAACTGGGCGGCGCAGCAGCAGGCCGGGGCGGTCGCCGGCGACGTCGAGGCCGCGGTCACCGGCGTCCGGGTGGTCAAGGGCTTCGGCCAGGAGGACCGCGAGCTGGACCGCATCGACGAGGGCGCCCGGCGGTTGTTCGGCGCCCGGATGCGCGTCGTCCGGTTCACCTCCCGGTACAACCCGCTGCTGCAGGCCATCCCGGCGCTCGGCCAGGTCGGCGTGCTGGCCCTCGGCGGCTGGCTGGCGCTGCGCGGCACGATCACCCTCGGCACCTTCCTGGCCTTCGCCACCTACCTGGCCGCGCTGGTCTCGCCGGTGCGCCAGCTCGCCGCCGTGCTCACCATCGGCCAGCAGGCGCGCGCCGGCGTCGAGCGCGTGCTGGAGGTCATCGACGCCCGGCCGGCCCTGGTGTCGGGCACCGGGGCGCTGCCCGACGGGCCGCTGACGGTGGAGCTGGACGACGTCACCTTCGCCCACGACGACGGCCGGCCGGTGCTGTCGGGGGTGTCGCTGCGGGTCGAGCCGGGGGAGACCCTCGCGCTGATCGGCACCGCCGGCTCGGGCAAGTCCAGCGTCGTCGGGCTGCTGCCGCGGTTCTACGACGTCTCCGCCGGGGCGGTGCGGGTGGGCGGGAACGACGTCCGCGACCTGGACACCCACCAGCTGCGCGCGGCGCTGGGCGTCGTCTTCGAGGACAGCTTCCTGTTCTCCGACACCGTGCGGGCCAACATCGCCTTCGGCCGCCCGGACGCCACCGACGCCGAGGTGCGCGCCGCCGCCCGCGCCGCCCAGGCCGACGGCTTCATCGGCGAGCTGCCCGACGGCTACGACACGGTGGTCGGCGAGCAGGGGCTGACGTTGTCCGGCGGCCAGCGCCAGCGGGTGGCGCTGGCCCGCGCGCTGCTCGTCGAGCCCCGGGTGCTGGTGCTCGACGACGCCACCTCCGCCGTCGACGCCGCCGTCGAGGCGCGGATCCACGAGGCGCTGCGCGACGGGGTGCGGGACCGGACGACCCTGCTGGTGGCGCACCGCCGGTCCACGCTGGCGCTCGCCGACCGGGTGGCCGTGCTCGACGCCGGCCGGGTGGTCGACGTCGGCACCGCCGCCGAGCTGGAGGCGCGCTCGCCGCTGTACCGGCTGCTGCTGTCCGGCACCGACGCCGACGCCCCGCCGCCGCAGGACCGGCCGCCGGCCACCGGCACCACCCCGGCGGCCTGGCCGGACCCCGTGCCGGACGCCGAGGAGGACGCCGGCCCGGCCCGCGCCGCCAGCGCCTCGATCGGCGGGCGCGGTGCGGCGATGGCCGCCGCGGCCCCGACGCCGGCCCTGCGGGCGCTGGTCGACCGGCTGCCGCCGACCGTCGACGAGCCCGACGTCCCGGCCGAGCGGGCCCGGGCGGCCGACCGCGGGTTCACCCTGTGGCGGCTGATCCGGCCGTTCCGCTGGCCGCTGGCCGCCGCGCTCGTGCTGGTCGCCGCGGACACCGCCGCCCAGCTGGCCATCCCGGCGCTGGTCCGCGAGGGCGTGGACGACGGCATCGCCGCCCGCTCGACGTCGCTGCTGCTCACCGTCGCCGGCATCGCGCTGGCCGTGGTCCTCGCCGACTTCGCCGTCGCCCGCGGCTCGGCCTGGCTGACCGGGCGCACCGGCGAGCGGCTGCTCTACACGCTGCGGGTCAAGACCTTCGCGCAGCTGCAGCGGTTGGGCCTGGACTACTACGAGCGCGAGCTCGGCGGCCGGATCATGACCCGGATGACGACGGACGTCGACGCGCTGTCGGCGTTCCTGCAGACCGGGCTGACCACCGCGGTGGTCAGCGTGCTCACCCTGGTCGGGGTGCTGGTGGCGCTGTTCCTCTTCGACGTCGAGCTGGCGCTGGTGCTGGTGGCCACGCTGCCGGTGCTGGTGGTCGCCACGGTGTGGTTCCGCGCCCGGTCGGTGCCGGCCTACACCGAGGCGCGGGAGCGGGTCAGCGCGGTCAACGCCCGCCTGCAGGAGGACGTCGCCGGGGTGCGCGTCACCCAGGCGTTCAACCGCTCCGAGCACTCCACCGCCGTCTTCCAGAGCTACGCCCGCAGCTACCGCGACGTCCGGCTGCGGGCGCAGCGCTACATCGCCACCTACTTCCCGTTCGTCGAGTTCCTCTCCGAGGTCGCCGCGGCCGCGGTGCTGGCGGTCGGCGCCGCGCGTCTGTCGTCGGAGACCATCACCGCCGGCGTGCTGATCGCCTTCGTGCTCTACGTCGACACGTTCTTCTCCCCGGTGCAGCAGCTCTCCCAGGTCTTCGACAGCTACCAGCAGGCGTCGGTCGGGCTGCGCCGGCTGCGCGACCTGCTGCGCACGCCGGAGTCGACGCCGGCCGCCGCCTCACCCCGGCCCGTCGGCCCGCTGCGTGGCGAGGTGCGGCTGGCCGACGTCACGTTCTCCTACCGCGGTGCGCCCACCCCGGCGCTGCGCGACGTCACGCTGACCGTCGCGCCGGGGGAGACGCTGGCGTTGGTGGGCGAGACCGGCGCGGGGAAGTCGACGGTGGTCAAGCTGGTCGCCCGGTTCTACGACCCGACCAGCGGAGCGGTCTGCGTGGACGGCGCGGACCTGCGCTCGCTGGACCTGCTGCAGTACCGCCAGCGGCTGGGCGTGGTGCCGCAGGAGGCCTACCTGTTCGCCGGCACGGTGCGCGACGCCATCGCCTACGGCCGGCCCGAGGCCAGCGACGCCGAGGTCGAGGCCGCGGCCCGCGCGGTCGGCGCGCACGAGATGGTGGCCGGGCTGCCGCAGGGCTACCGCACCCGGGTGGGGGAGCGGGGCCGGGCGCTCTCGGCGGGGCAGCGGCAGCTGCTGGCGCTCGCCCGCGCCGAGCTGGTCGACCCCGACGTCCTGCTCTTCGACGAGGCGACCGCCTCGCTGGACCTGGCCACCGAGGCCGCCGTCACCCGGGCGGCCGACGCGGTGGCCCGCCGGCGGACGACGCTCGTCGTCGCGCACCGGCTCACCACCGCCGCCCGTGCCGACCGGGTCGCGGTGCTCGACCACGGCCGGGTGGTGGAGGTCGGCACGCACGACGAGCTGCTGGCCGCCGGCGGTGCCTACTCGGCGCTGTGGGCGGCGTTCACCGCCGACGAGGACGCCGACCCGCTGATGGACTGA
- a CDS encoding GNAT family N-acetyltransferase: MLEVRTADAADLDQLAAVEAAADELFVPLGITDLPPPPPADERALAWRVLVTGRPVQGLAVLELLDGAVHLEQLSVHPAAGRRGLGSALLAATVEAARHEGLDRVTLITYADVPWNAPFYARHGWRPLDQPTAGLRALREREAALGLDRHGRRTVMVRAVPAR, translated from the coding sequence GTGCTCGAGGTGCGCACCGCCGACGCCGCGGACCTGGACCAGCTGGCCGCGGTCGAGGCGGCCGCCGACGAGCTGTTCGTGCCGCTGGGCATCACCGACCTGCCGCCACCGCCGCCAGCCGATGAGCGGGCGCTCGCCTGGCGGGTGCTGGTGACCGGTCGGCCGGTGCAGGGCCTCGCCGTCCTCGAGCTGCTCGACGGCGCCGTCCACCTCGAGCAGCTCTCGGTGCACCCGGCCGCCGGCCGGCGCGGCCTGGGCAGCGCGCTGCTGGCCGCCACGGTCGAGGCCGCCCGCCACGAGGGGCTCGACCGGGTGACCCTCATCACCTACGCCGACGTGCCGTGGAACGCGCCGTTCTACGCCCGCCACGGCTGGCGGCCGCTGGACCAGCCCACGGCCGGGCTGCGGGCCCTGCGCGAGCGCGAGGCGGCGCTCGGTCTGGACCGCCACGGCCGGCGGACGGTGATGGTCCGGGCGGTCCCGGCCCGTTAG
- a CDS encoding Nif3-like dinuclear metal center hexameric protein, with the protein MALPMHEDVPARVRELPLPGLALGEVVAALEARYDPALAEDWDAVGLVCGDPEEPVRSVLFAVDPTAAVVDEAIALGVDLLVTHHPLLLTPVHGVPASDPKGRLVHRLIRAGIGLFVAHTNADRAPDHGVNDALAAALGVGDVHPLESVAAPETDTLVVFVPVGVSDQLVDALSAAGAGVIGDYTRCVWQTTGTGTFIPGDETHPAIGRRGQVERVPEIRLEMVVPRACRAEVLRALLELHPYEDPGYAFFENSATASRAGLGRVGELTRPVTLREFAERVAATLPGTPCGVRVAGDPDRVVRTVAVCGGSGASMLAAAASAEADVFVTSDLKHHAASEATEHPGPALCDVAHFASEWPWLPVAADLLHRDLGARVQVAVSARPTDPWSWQVGADQVGGQLVGGYGDHARLRSAEEQAD; encoded by the coding sequence GTGGCCCTGCCGATGCACGAGGACGTGCCCGCGAGGGTCCGGGAGCTGCCGCTCCCCGGCCTCGCCCTCGGCGAGGTGGTCGCGGCCCTGGAGGCCCGGTACGACCCGGCGCTGGCCGAGGACTGGGACGCGGTCGGCCTGGTGTGCGGCGACCCGGAGGAGCCCGTCCGGTCGGTCCTGTTCGCCGTCGACCCGACCGCCGCGGTGGTCGACGAGGCGATCGCCCTCGGCGTCGACCTGCTGGTCACCCACCACCCGCTGCTGCTGACCCCGGTGCACGGCGTGCCGGCCAGCGACCCCAAGGGCCGGCTGGTGCACCGGCTGATCCGCGCCGGCATCGGCCTGTTCGTCGCCCACACCAATGCCGACCGGGCACCCGACCACGGGGTCAACGACGCGCTGGCCGCCGCGCTCGGCGTCGGCGACGTCCACCCGCTGGAGTCGGTGGCCGCGCCGGAGACCGACACCCTGGTCGTGTTCGTGCCGGTCGGCGTGAGCGACCAGCTGGTCGACGCCCTCTCCGCGGCCGGTGCCGGGGTGATCGGCGACTACACCCGCTGCGTCTGGCAGACCACCGGCACCGGCACCTTCATCCCCGGCGACGAGACCCACCCCGCCATCGGCCGGCGCGGCCAGGTCGAGCGGGTCCCGGAGATCCGGCTGGAGATGGTGGTGCCCCGCGCCTGCCGCGCCGAGGTGCTGCGCGCCCTGCTGGAGCTGCACCCCTACGAGGACCCGGGCTACGCCTTCTTCGAGAACTCCGCGACCGCCAGCCGCGCGGGCCTGGGCCGGGTCGGCGAGCTGACCCGCCCGGTGACCCTGCGGGAGTTCGCCGAGCGGGTGGCCGCCACGCTGCCCGGCACCCCCTGTGGCGTGCGGGTCGCCGGTGACCCCGACCGCGTCGTGCGCACCGTGGCCGTCTGCGGCGGCAGCGGCGCCTCGATGCTCGCCGCGGCGGCGTCGGCCGAGGCCGACGTCTTCGTCACCAGCGACCTCAAGCACCACGCCGCCTCCGAGGCCACCGAGCACCCCGGGCCGGCCCTGTGCGACGTGGCGCACTTCGCGTCCGAGTGGCCGTGGCTGCCCGTCGCCGCCGACCTGCTGCACCGCGACCTCGGCGCGCGGGTCCAGGTGGCGGTCTCCGCCCGGCCGACCGACCCGTGGAGCTGGCAGGTCGGCGCGGACCAGGTCGGTGGCCAGCTGGTCGGCGGGTACGGCGACCACGCACGGCTGCGTTCGGCCGAGGAGCAGGCCGACTGA